A window of the Gemmatirosa kalamazoonensis genome harbors these coding sequences:
- a CDS encoding DUF1501 domain-containing protein, translating into MQRRVFLKSGALALVTMGLSPSFLRRSVFAQDLTRTRRGKVLICLFQRGAADALNVVVPFGDRSYYELRPNIGIAQPGRPQGAIDLDGFFGLHPSLAPMKPLWDRGLLAPIHAVGSPSATRSHFDAQDYMETATPDRKDTHDGWLNRYLAVRGTCEAGCATHATDATPNGLVDAHGNPFRAVAMTAQTPRVLQGPAPSVAMSSIDDFTIRASGSDAEARLEALYRTGSADLVHGAGNEMFEAMKILRSANPKQYAPQNGADYPRTQFGQRLMQIAQLIKADVGLEIAFADIGGWDTHVNQGAANGQLANRLDELARSISALVADLGDRMDDVVILTMSEFGRTARQNGTGGTDHGHAGTMFVIGGSVHGHKVHGRWPGLAPEQLNEGRDLALTTDFRAVFAEVTRKHLGATQLDRIFPGFDATSAVGVL; encoded by the coding sequence ATGCAACGCCGAGTCTTCCTGAAGTCGGGCGCGCTGGCGCTCGTGACGATGGGGCTGAGCCCCAGCTTCCTGCGCCGCTCCGTGTTCGCGCAGGACCTGACGCGCACGCGCCGCGGCAAGGTGCTGATCTGCCTGTTCCAGCGCGGCGCGGCCGACGCGCTGAACGTGGTGGTGCCGTTCGGCGACCGGTCGTACTACGAGCTGCGCCCGAACATCGGCATCGCGCAGCCGGGACGCCCGCAGGGCGCGATCGACCTCGACGGCTTCTTCGGCCTGCACCCGTCGCTCGCGCCGATGAAGCCGCTGTGGGACCGTGGCCTGCTGGCGCCGATCCACGCCGTCGGGAGCCCGAGCGCGACGCGCTCGCACTTCGACGCGCAGGACTACATGGAGACGGCGACGCCCGACCGGAAGGACACGCACGACGGGTGGCTCAACCGCTACCTCGCCGTACGCGGCACCTGCGAGGCCGGCTGCGCGACGCACGCGACGGACGCCACGCCTAACGGATTGGTGGACGCCCACGGCAACCCGTTCCGCGCCGTCGCGATGACCGCGCAGACGCCGCGCGTGCTGCAGGGCCCGGCCCCGTCGGTCGCGATGAGCAGCATCGACGACTTCACGATCCGCGCGAGCGGCAGCGACGCCGAGGCGCGCCTCGAGGCGCTGTACCGCACCGGGAGCGCGGACCTCGTGCACGGCGCGGGCAACGAGATGTTCGAGGCGATGAAGATCCTGCGCTCGGCCAACCCCAAGCAGTATGCGCCGCAGAACGGGGCCGACTACCCGCGCACGCAGTTCGGCCAGCGGCTGATGCAGATCGCGCAGCTCATCAAGGCCGACGTGGGACTCGAGATCGCGTTCGCCGACATCGGCGGCTGGGACACGCACGTGAACCAGGGCGCCGCGAACGGCCAGCTCGCGAACCGGCTCGACGAGCTCGCGCGCTCCATCTCCGCGCTCGTCGCGGACCTCGGCGACCGGATGGACGACGTCGTGATCCTCACGATGTCGGAGTTCGGACGCACGGCCCGGCAGAACGGCACCGGGGGCACGGACCACGGGCACGCCGGCACGATGTTCGTCATCGGCGGCTCGGTGCACGGGCACAAGGTGCATGGCCGCTGGCCGGGGCTCGCGCCCGAGCAGCTGAACGAGGGGCGCGACCTCGCGCTCACCACCGACTTCCGCGCGGTGTTCGCCGAAGTCACGCGCAAGCACCTCGGCGCCACGCAGCTCGATCGGATCTTCCCGGGGTTCGACGCGACGAGCGCGGTCGGCGTCCTCTGA
- a CDS encoding pre-peptidase C-terminal domain-containing protein gives MRAPATPSIVAAATEDDPCTVGTSIAVNQTINGSLQSTDCKLDDGSYADIYVLNVTTTATIRIDMTSGVFDTYLLLANSNGDDLGQDNDGGGGTNARMQLSLGPGQYYILANSYAPGAFGAYTISVTAVGGTSGSGNGGGPGGTTCSTTPISLNQQANGTLSTSSCRLTDGSLANAHTLSLTSSTTVQIEMRSSAFDAYLILTDATGNLITQDDDGAGGTNARIVRTLAPGNYTIWANSASTGATGAYTLNVTGLTFNGGISCQSSPIGLGQTASGTLSQTDCRLDDGSYAHPHSLKVTSSATVQIDLRSSAFDAFVLLTDAGGAPIANDDNSGGGTNARLVRTLAAGDYVVWANSKQANATGEYTLVITATAGGGSSTGGGTCSSGSLALGQTVNGTLSPTGCRLNDGSYASPYSFSLSATTTVRLDLRSSAFDANLILADAAGNVLARDDDGAGGTDARIVRSLPAGQYVAWVTTYAAGASGAFQLTLATSNSTTTCSSAATITLGETANGTLATSDCQMSGGAYADAYSFTIPAGASRNVQLDMSSTAFDSYVILTKADGSIVAEDDNDGGSGNARVRVALAPGQYVIYATSYSPQATGAYQLMLTASGSGATEPCTQSLPLALGQNVSGVLASTDCRMSDGSFADVYAVDIAQPVSVQIDLKSTAFDPFLILTDAGGRQLAMDDDGGSEGSNARIRTKLAAGRYYIYANSFGVTGRGSYTLSLVVR, from the coding sequence GTGCGCGCGCCCGCCACGCCGTCCATCGTCGCGGCGGCCACGGAAGACGATCCGTGCACCGTCGGCACGTCGATCGCCGTGAACCAGACGATCAACGGCTCGCTGCAGAGCACCGACTGCAAGCTCGACGACGGCAGCTACGCCGACATCTACGTCCTGAACGTCACCACCACGGCGACGATCCGGATCGACATGACGAGCGGCGTGTTCGACACCTACCTGCTGCTCGCGAACTCGAACGGCGACGACCTCGGGCAGGACAACGACGGCGGCGGCGGCACGAACGCGCGCATGCAGCTCTCGCTCGGCCCCGGGCAGTACTACATCCTCGCGAACTCGTATGCGCCCGGCGCGTTCGGCGCGTACACCATCAGCGTGACCGCGGTCGGCGGCACGAGCGGGAGCGGCAACGGCGGCGGCCCTGGCGGCACGACGTGCAGCACGACGCCGATCTCGCTGAACCAGCAGGCCAACGGCACGCTCTCGACGTCGAGCTGCCGCCTCACCGACGGCTCGCTCGCGAACGCGCACACGCTCTCGCTCACGTCGTCGACGACGGTGCAGATCGAGATGCGCTCCTCCGCGTTCGACGCGTACCTGATCCTCACCGACGCCACCGGCAACCTGATCACGCAGGACGACGACGGCGCCGGCGGCACGAACGCGCGCATCGTGCGCACGCTCGCGCCGGGGAACTACACCATCTGGGCGAACAGCGCGAGCACCGGCGCGACCGGCGCGTACACGCTCAACGTCACCGGCCTCACGTTCAACGGCGGCATCTCGTGCCAGTCGTCGCCGATCGGGCTCGGACAGACGGCGTCGGGCACGCTGTCGCAGACCGACTGCCGGCTCGACGACGGCAGCTACGCGCACCCGCACTCGCTGAAGGTCACGTCGTCCGCCACGGTGCAGATCGACCTCCGCAGCTCGGCGTTCGACGCGTTCGTGCTCCTCACCGACGCCGGCGGCGCGCCGATCGCGAACGACGACAACAGCGGCGGCGGGACGAACGCGCGCCTCGTGCGCACGCTGGCCGCGGGCGATTACGTCGTCTGGGCGAACAGCAAGCAGGCCAACGCGACCGGCGAGTACACGCTGGTCATCACCGCCACGGCCGGCGGCGGCAGCTCCACGGGCGGCGGCACCTGCTCGTCGGGGAGCCTCGCGCTCGGCCAGACCGTCAACGGCACGCTGTCGCCGACCGGCTGTCGCCTGAACGACGGCAGCTACGCGAGCCCGTACTCGTTCTCGCTCTCGGCCACGACGACGGTGCGCCTCGACCTGCGCTCGTCGGCGTTCGACGCGAACCTCATCCTCGCCGACGCCGCGGGCAACGTGCTCGCGCGCGACGACGACGGCGCCGGCGGCACCGACGCGCGCATCGTGCGCTCGCTTCCCGCGGGGCAGTACGTGGCGTGGGTGACGACGTACGCGGCCGGGGCGAGCGGTGCCTTCCAGCTCACGCTCGCCACGTCGAACTCCACGACGACCTGCTCCTCGGCGGCGACGATCACGCTCGGCGAGACCGCCAACGGGACGCTCGCGACGAGCGACTGCCAGATGTCCGGCGGCGCCTACGCCGACGCGTACTCGTTCACGATCCCGGCGGGTGCGAGCCGCAACGTGCAGCTCGACATGAGCAGCACGGCGTTCGACAGCTACGTCATCCTCACGAAGGCCGACGGCAGCATCGTCGCCGAGGACGACAACGACGGCGGCTCGGGCAACGCGCGCGTCCGCGTCGCGCTCGCCCCGGGGCAGTACGTGATCTACGCGACGAGCTACTCGCCGCAGGCCACCGGCGCCTACCAGCTCATGCTGACGGCCAGCGGCAGCGGCGCCACGGAGCCGTGCACGCAGTCGCTGCCGCTCGCGCTCGGGCAGAACGTCTCGGGCGTGCTCGCCTCCACCGACTGCCGCATGTCGGACGGCTCGTTCGCCGACGTGTACGCGGTGGACATCGCGCAGCCGGTCTCGGTGCAGATCGATCTCAAGAGCACCGCGTTCGATCCGTTCCTCATCCTCACCGACGCCGGCGGCCGCCAGCTCGCGATGGACGACGACGGCGGCAGCGAGGGCTCGAACGCGCGCATCCGCACGAAGCTGGCGGCGGGGCGCTACTACATCTACGCGAACAGCTTCGGCGTCACGGGACGCGGCTCGTACACCCTCAGCCTCGTCGTCCGATGA
- a CDS encoding glutamate synthase subunit beta: MGDPRGFLTIRRAEPRRLPVAERITMWREFYEPASDDVHRAQGARCMDCGIPFCQGDTGCPVRNVPPDWNDLVSRGRWRDAFDALHATNNFPELTGRLCPAPCESACVLGLVDRPVAIRNIEQAIADRGFAEGWVTPRPPARDTGRRVAVVGSGPAGLAAAQELRRLGHAVVVYERSDRVGGLLRYGIPDFKLEKQVLDRRVAQLEAEGVVFVTDTEIGADIAVDALRDHFDAVLLAAGAEAARELPVPGRELVGVHLAMEFLTQQNRRVAGDGEPLGGGISARGRHVVVIGGGDTGSDCVGTCHRQGAASVTQLELLPQPPEARDPSTPWPLWPMQLRTSHAHEEGGRRTWSVSTTRLSGDDGAVRRLHGVRLDDGAAFQLDADLVLLAMGFTGPPRDGLLDAFGVRLDARGAVATDARHRTSVEGVFAAGDVRRGASLIVWAIREGRDAADAMHAYVTGRRA; this comes from the coding sequence ATGGGCGACCCGAGAGGCTTCCTGACCATCCGACGGGCGGAGCCGCGGCGGCTGCCGGTGGCCGAGCGGATCACCATGTGGCGGGAGTTCTACGAGCCGGCGTCGGATGACGTGCACCGCGCGCAGGGCGCGCGGTGCATGGACTGCGGCATCCCGTTCTGCCAGGGCGACACCGGCTGCCCCGTACGCAACGTGCCGCCGGACTGGAACGATCTCGTGTCGCGCGGCCGGTGGCGCGACGCGTTCGACGCGCTGCACGCGACGAACAACTTCCCCGAGCTGACGGGGCGGCTGTGTCCCGCGCCGTGCGAGTCGGCGTGCGTGCTGGGGCTCGTCGACAGACCCGTCGCCATCCGCAACATCGAGCAGGCGATCGCCGACCGCGGCTTCGCCGAGGGGTGGGTCACGCCGCGGCCGCCGGCGCGCGACACCGGGCGGCGCGTCGCCGTCGTCGGCTCGGGGCCCGCGGGGCTCGCCGCCGCGCAGGAGCTGCGCCGGCTCGGCCACGCCGTCGTCGTGTACGAGCGCTCCGACCGCGTGGGTGGGCTGCTGCGCTACGGCATCCCCGACTTCAAGCTCGAGAAGCAGGTGCTTGACCGACGCGTCGCGCAGCTCGAGGCGGAGGGCGTGGTGTTCGTCACGGACACCGAGATCGGCGCGGACATCGCCGTCGACGCGCTGCGCGACCACTTCGACGCCGTGCTGCTCGCCGCCGGCGCGGAGGCGGCGCGCGAGCTTCCGGTGCCCGGGCGCGAGCTCGTCGGCGTGCACCTCGCGATGGAGTTCCTCACGCAGCAGAACCGCCGCGTCGCCGGCGACGGCGAGCCGTTAGGCGGCGGGATCTCCGCGCGCGGCCGCCACGTGGTCGTGATCGGCGGCGGCGACACGGGCTCCGACTGCGTCGGCACGTGCCACCGGCAGGGCGCCGCGTCCGTCACGCAGCTCGAGCTGCTGCCGCAGCCGCCCGAGGCGCGCGACCCGTCGACGCCGTGGCCGCTGTGGCCGATGCAGCTCCGCACGTCGCACGCGCACGAGGAGGGCGGGCGGCGCACGTGGAGCGTGTCGACGACGCGGCTCTCGGGGGACGACGGCGCGGTGCGCCGGCTGCACGGCGTGCGGCTCGACGACGGCGCCGCGTTCCAGCTCGACGCGGACCTCGTGCTGCTCGCGATGGGCTTCACCGGCCCGCCCCGCGACGGGCTGCTCGACGCGTTCGGCGTGCGCCTCGACGCGCGCGGCGCGGTGGCGACCGATGCGCGGCACCGCACGAGCGTGGAGGGCGTCTTCGCCGCCGGCGACGTGCGCCGCGGCGCCTCGCTCATCGTGTGGGCGATCCGCGAGGGGCGCGACGCCGCGGACGCGATGCACGCGTACGTGACGGGGCGGCGGGCCTGA